A genome region from Mercenaria mercenaria strain notata chromosome 11, MADL_Memer_1, whole genome shotgun sequence includes the following:
- the LOC123531483 gene encoding uncharacterized protein LOC123531483 isoform X3 codes for MNQKGENIAAFTVFLLIVVNAVGLGIPVWYNKEHMHSVNTTIEKPNCIVHVNIREGLWQRYCLESRVENCELDVQEWCDNLDFPVYNDFVIATEICGDLILLFVFGTIIRSKCRKKSFHLEMVGAEAGLGGVLMIVGVLVYAAADSEIGYQATDLHVGWGLCLSAGGTAVLLCIYCMCKHVKAIPTMPAGYFPIDDEDDELMLMDI; via the exons atgaacCAAAAAGGAGAAAATATAGCAGCATTTACAGTGTTCTTACTGATTGTAGTGAACGCCGTGGGTCTAGGTATACCTGTGTGGTATAACAAGGAACACATGCACAGTGTGAACACTACCATAGAGAAACCTAACTGTATTGTGCACGTAAACATTAGGGAAGGCTTGTGGCAGAGGTACTGCCTGGAGAGCAGAGTGGAGAACTGTGAACTTGATGTTCAAG AATGGTGTGACAATCTAGATTTTCCAGTGTACAATGACTTTGTGATAGCAACAGAAATATGTGGAGATCTAATTCTATTGTTTGTGTTTGGAACAATTATTCGCAGCAAATGTCGGAAAAAATCATTCCACCTTGAGATGGTGGGGGCAGAGGCAGGTTTAGGAG GAGTGCTTATGATCGTTGGTGTTCTAGTCTATGCAGCAGCAGACAGTGAGATTGGTTACCAGGCAACAGACCTCCATGTTGGATGGGGACTATGTTTGAGTGCAGGAGGAACTGCAGTGTTGTTGTGTATATACTGTATGTGTAAACATGTAAAAGCTATACCCACAATGCCTGCTGGATACTTCCCTAtagatgatgaagatgatgaattAATGTTAATGGATATATAA